Below is a genomic region from Anaerolineae bacterium.
CCGCCGCCCTTGATGGTCAACAATGTGCCGTAGGTCAGGTGTCCTTTGGTATCCCGGGTGCTCAATTCGCCACAGGTGGGTGTGACCACAATCCAGGGTTCGCCTTCCTTGGGCTGGTTGACCGGAGGCGCGGCCTGCTCGTCCACACAGGGGGCTTCCAGTTTCGCCGTGGCTTCCAGAGCACTGGCCTCGTAATCAAAGGCCGCCTGCCAGGGCCAAAAGATGCTGCTGAGCACCTTCTCGGTATCGCGATACTCCCGGATGGCCTTGGGGAGATCGATCTGGGTCAGCCGCGACCCCAAAATCAGCACGCCCACGATGATCAACAACAGGAAGGGCGTCACGGGGCCAGGTTCTTGGGGGTCCAGCCCCCCGGCGTCAAAAATGGCCCACAGCCAGATCGCCGAGGTCACCGCGGCCCCGGCCAGAGCAGTGAAGCCGTAGATCTGGCGCACCATATCCGCAGGGATGGTCATCGACAGCATGGGGCCCACGCTCCCACCAAAAGCCACCACCCCTAAAAGGGCGAAAAGCACCCCCGAAAAAGTGCGCACGAACTCATCTCGGAGCACATACCGGCGGGCCAGGCTGAACAACGCCAGCAGGAAGATCCACAAGGCCGCCGTCTCGCCCAAAAAGACCAGGGTCGTCTTGAAAGAGAAGCCATAATCGGGATAACGGGGGCGTTGGGCCGCCGTGTACACCGTCAGCCCCCCCATCACCACCACGCCCAAAAAGGCGAACAGGCCGCGAGAGTAGGCCCCGGCGACCGCCTGGCCCAGTCCCGGCACCATCAGCGACAACAACGCGCGGAAGAAAGAAAACGGCTTGCGGCGTGCAACCTCAGTACCCACGGGAGCACCTCACAAAACAGGTTGGGTGAATCAGCCAGCCACGTTCAAACGTTGGGCTTCTTCGCCGTAAATGTGTTTGAACTCTTCGTCGGTGATGTTGCGAATATCCTCGCTGGTGCCCTCGTACACCAGACGCCCATCCCGCAGACCAATGACGCGGGTGGCGTAACGCTGCACCAGGTCCAGGTAATGCAGGGAACACAACACCGTGATGCCCCGCTCTCGATTCAGTTTCTCCAGATACCCCAGGATGGAGTGCGCCAACACCGGGTCCAGGCTGGCCACCGGCTCATCGGCCAGGATCATCTTGGGGTCCTGCATCAACGCCCGGGCGATGCCCACCCGCTGTTTCTGTCCACCCGACAGGGCGTCGGCACGATTGTAGGCTTTGTCGGCGATCCCCACCAACTCCAACGCCTGCAAAGCGCGCTGTTTCTCGCTCTCCGGCCAAAAGTTGATCAGACTCCACCAGGGGTTGACATACCCGCTACGTCCGGTGAGCACATTGGTCAGCACCGAGAGGCGGTCCACCAGGTTGAAATGCTGGAAAATCATGCCGATTTCCCGACGAATGCGGCGCATTTCGGCGTCCGAAGCCTGGGTAATGTCCACCCCGTTCCACAGGATGCGCCCCTCGGTAGGCTCGATGAGGCGGTTGATGCAGCGCAACAGAGTGGATTTGCCCGAACCGCTCAACCCGATGATGACCAGAAACTCCCCGTCCTCCACCGTGAAACTGACATCCTTCAACGCCACGGTGCCATCTTCGTACACTTTGGTGAGATGCTCGACAACCAACATAGGCCGCTAACCTCGCAAAAAGAGTGATAAGGAAACCCCTCGGCTAAAGAGAAGCCGGCTTCTCCGCAGCCGAGGGCCGGCGACCGCCGTCGCCAACAAAAAAGGGCGAGGGAAGCCCAAGGCCTCCCTCGCCCTGAGGGGAGTTATTTGCTCAACTCCTCGATGGTCACGCCAGCGGCCTCGAGTTGCTGGCGGAAGCCATCGTAGAAGGCGTCATCGGCCGCCTCAAGACCCTGCCAGGAGAACAGGCCCTTGAGCATCTCCTTGCCCTCGTCAGAATCGTTCAGGCTGAGCAGCGCCTGGACGATCTTGTCTCGTAGGTCCTTGGGGAAGTCGGGGCGGAAGGAAATGTTGTCGTTGGGGATGGGCGCCGAAGTAGCGATGACCGCCACCTTGTCCATCACATCGGGGAAGTCTTTCGCCACCAGTTTCCGGGCATCCAAGAAAGTCGCCCCGGCATCGCAGTCACCGTTGTACACCGCAATGACCACAGCATCATGGCCGCCAGTGTCCACGATCTCGGCCAGATCGGTCTCGGGGTCGATGCCCGCCGCCTTCATGGTCAGGCTGGGGATGATCCAACCTGAGGTGGATTCGGGGTCAGGCCGGCAGAACTTCTTGCCCGCCACATCTTCCACCTTTTCAATGCCCGATCCGGCCTGGGTGATGATCTGGCCCTGATACGAAGTGGAGCCGTAGCGCACCGAGACCAACGCTACATCGGCGCAGCCCTTGGCGCTGGCGCGCACATACCCGAAGGTGTTCAGCGCGGCCATCTGGGCTTCGCCGGAGCACAGCGCCTCTTGCTGCGCCGTGTAGTCGGTGGGGATGACCGGTTTAATCACAATGCCGGTCTTCTCTTCGACATACTGGGCGATGGGCTCAGCACCGGCCAACACGGTGGCGGTGTCCTGGGACGGGGTCAGGACTCAGATGATGGGATTGTCAGCCATCCCCAACGCCGGCTCAGAGGGCATCTCGGTCTCTGCAGGCGCTTCTGTAGCCACAGGCGCCTCGGTCTCC
It encodes:
- a CDS encoding DUF2339 domain-containing protein, with the translated sequence MGTEVARRKPFSFFRALLSLMVPGLGQAVAGAYSRGLFAFLGVVVMGGLTVYTAAQRPRYPDYGFSFKTTLVFLGETAALWIFLLALFSLARRYVLRDEFVRTFSGVLFALLGVVAFGGSVGPMLSMTIPADMVRQIYGFTALAGAAVTSAIWLWAIFDAGGLDPQEPGPVTPFLLLIIVGVLILGSRLTQIDLPKAIREYRDTEKVLSSIFWPWQAAFDYEASALEATAKLEAPCVDEQAAPPVNQPKEGEPWIVVTPTCGELSTRDTKGHLTYGTLLTIKGGGFKPGLPVKLEWEDPIGNRFTPRGVGDTEIPVGD
- the phnC gene encoding phosphonate ABC transporter ATP-binding protein, with product MLVVEHLTKVYEDGTVALKDVSFTVEDGEFLVIIGLSGSGKSTLLRCINRLIEPTEGRILWNGVDITQASDAEMRRIRREIGMIFQHFNLVDRLSVLTNVLTGRSGYVNPWWSLINFWPESEKQRALQALELVGIADKAYNRADALSGGQKQRVGIARALMQDPKMILADEPVASLDPVLAHSILGYLEKLNRERGITVLCSLHYLDLVQRYATRVIGLRDGRLVYEGTSEDIRNITDEEFKHIYGEEAQRLNVAG
- a CDS encoding phosphate/phosphite/phosphonate ABC transporter substrate-binding protein, coding for MLAGAEPIAQYVEEKTGIVIKPVIPTDYTAQQEALCSGEAQMAALNTFGYVRASAKGCADVALVSVRYGSTSYQGQIITQAGSGIEKVEDVAGKKFCRPDPESTSGWIIPSLTMKAAGIDPETDLAEIVDTGGHDAVVIAVYNGDCDAGATFLDARKLVAKDFPDVMDKVAVIATSAPIPNDNISFRPDFPKDLRDKIVQALLSLNDSDEGKEMLKGLFSWQGLEAADDAFYDGFRQQLEAAGVTIEELSK